The following coding sequences are from one Treponema bryantii window:
- a CDS encoding ABC transporter permease, whose protein sequence is MSNTVATKRRGLRFYLDIYRKILVQDLKSKMSYRADFIISNIGMIVSNLVGFVTFGILFRNFPSINGWTMYEMLFLYGFSLVALTPVQCFFDNNWNLRYAVKTGDFIKYCFRPINIFFYYISEVFDVKGLGQLCFGVGTLAFAWSHLGIPVTFVILAQTLLFLIAASLFMIAIMNFAAATCFWIQNSGYIMVIMFRFKDFAKYPASIFNTVFRIIFTFVIPIAFIAYYPSLVILRPDNIPLLSWLSPLIGLLFFYLSYRFWLLGARKYDGTGS, encoded by the coding sequence ATAGAAAGATTCTTGTACAGGATTTGAAAAGTAAGATGAGTTATCGTGCAGATTTTATTATTTCGAATATAGGAATGATAGTTTCGAATCTTGTTGGTTTTGTGACTTTTGGAATTTTGTTCAGAAACTTTCCATCAATCAATGGCTGGACAATGTACGAAATGCTTTTTCTGTATGGCTTTTCGCTGGTTGCTTTGACTCCGGTTCAGTGCTTTTTTGACAATAACTGGAATCTTCGTTATGCAGTAAAAACCGGAGATTTTATAAAGTACTGTTTCCGCCCAATCAACATATTCTTCTATTATATTTCTGAAGTTTTTGATGTTAAGGGACTGGGACAGCTTTGTTTCGGTGTGGGAACTTTAGCCTTTGCCTGGAGTCATTTGGGAATACCTGTGACCTTTGTGATTCTTGCACAGACTCTGCTTTTTTTGATAGCAGCATCACTTTTTATGATAGCAATTATGAATTTTGCAGCTGCTACCTGTTTCTGGATTCAGAATTCGGGATATATTATGGTAATCATGTTCCGCTTTAAGGATTTTGCAAAATATCCGGCAAGTATTTTTAATACAGTTTTCAGAATTATCTTTACTTTTGTGATTCCGATTGCGTTTATTGCGTATTATCCTTCACTGGTAATTCTGCGTCCTGATAATATTCCGCTTCTTTCGTGGCTTTCACCACTCATAGGCCTTCTGTTCTTTTATCTTAGTTACAGATTCTGGCTTTTAGGGGCTAGAAAATATGATGGTACCGGCTCGTGA